Proteins encoded by one window of Mercenaria mercenaria strain notata chromosome 4, MADL_Memer_1, whole genome shotgun sequence:
- the LOC123552172 gene encoding carboxypeptidase N subunit 2-like — protein sequence MLILIVLTLNFYITYGEDTCPLTCKCTGHILHCNDRRTQVKIPNNTTEVHITGFEPRPGGEHPFSDPSWSNVLKLELTLQYPSTVNYIANSLFSGLTQLQYLGIHGINTATNTSKMKMNSYSFVGLDKLTTLNLSGNPSLDLWQVTHSLQFDFILPKLQHVIISQLQNLDTEPILYSHMDDFVATLPPRPIKTLIMDKINMDLNMPYISELCLTLEQLLIRNAYIGSVYNQQNFVCSNLKVLDITNSTVPFLQALMKIRFPPSAGHVANFNKFYTSIFTPETVKLDNIIPAYPTPLTFTEGWVFESNGIMFRTKYLNFRQNHMVSLNVSFKNVPFLPGSEIDVSENKLEFIHPRCIDPGKNIRKINLSGNKLYKMEQNHQDQFSQFLQTYIDLEDLDLSSNGLSNIPYGMFQQNIKLQRINLENNYLRTIHFNLKPLVHLQYIDLSNNILVNLDGKVQRQFDTLALHFRLKTDNFTVALNGNNFTCDCQETEFASWIRNSNYLIGTNYYCSFNGQLYNLKGDAINEVQNVCKHRLIRRISIIVSCVIASVICILVIIFILFRRYKKRRIKIMKILNQLKRNHPDQDFLVFLSYCSEDSNFANQQIYPKLNGEICRRVGKHGTYVCIDEHHFRPGFPIVTEIMSNIEKSCVMICITSQPFCDKIWCQMEVEEAYNLRKPIILLIKEEINEANLPKLMSRLFQRNTRARVRKGKDGKYEVHPPWEVLCSSILDLAAGSNAQTDVEKGLSRRTSVVQSKYDTRSSVVTTTNSLKEKSSLPVNT from the coding sequence GAGGACACAAGTGAAAATTCCAAATAATACAACAGAAGTTCATATAACAGGTTTTGAGCCTAGACCAGGTGGAGAGCATCCGTTTTCCGATCCAAGTTGGTCAAATGTCCTGAAACTTGAGCTGACGCTGCAGTACCCTAGCACTGTCAATTACATTGCCAATTCTTTATTTTCGGGACTTACACAGCTACAGTACCTTGGAATACATGGAATTAACACTGCTACaaatacttcaaaaatgaaaatgaatagcTATTCCTTTGTAGGATTAGACAAACTAACAACACTGAATCTTTCTGGAAACCCATCTCTTGATTTATGGCAGGTGACACACAGTCTGcaatttgatttcattttaccAAAGCTTCAACATGTGATAATATCGCAACTTCAAAATTTAGATACTGAACCAATACTTTATTCTCATATGGATGATTTTGTTGCCACTTTACCACCAAGACcaattaaaacattaataatgGATAAAATAAATATGGATTTAAACATGCCATATATATCAGAGCTATGTCTAACTTTGGAACAACTTCTCATAAGAAATGCTTATATTGGCAGTGTATACAATCAACAGAACTTTGTGTGTTCGAATCTGAAAGTGTTGGACATAACAAATTCAACTGTTCCCTTTCTGCAAGCACTCATGAAAATACGCTTTCCACCTTCTGCCGGCCATGTAGcgaatttcaacaaattttacaCTTCCATTTTCACACCTGAAACGGTAAAACTGGACAACATCATTCCTGCTTATCCTACACCTTTGACATTCACTGAAGGTTGGGTATTTGAATCCAATGGAATCATGTTTCGCACAAAATATCTAAATTTCCGACAAAATCACATGGTAAGCCTCAATGTTTCTTTCAAAAATGTTCCATTTTTACCTGGTTCGGAAATAgatgtttctgaaaataaactggaatttaTCCATCCAAGATGTATAGATCCTGGGAAAAACATACGTAAAATTAATCTGTCTGGAAATAAACTGTACAAGATGGAGCAGAATCATCAAGATCAATTTAGTCAATTTTTACAAACATACATCGACCTTGAAGACCTAGACCTTTCTTCAAATGGACTAAGTAACATACCATATGGAATGTttcagcaaaacataaaattgcaAAGAATCAATTTGGAGAATAATTATTTGAGAACCATACATTTTAACCTAAAACCTTTggtgcatttacaatacatagaTTTAAGCAACAACATTTTGGTCAATCTGGATGGAAAAGTTCAACGGCAGTTTGATACCTTAGCACTGCACTTTCGACTGAAGACTGACAACTTTACTGTGGCTCTCAACGGCAATAATTTCACATGTGATTGTCAAGAAACTGAATTTGCTTCATGGATTAGAAACTCAAACTATCTCATAGGAACCAACTACTACTGTTCATTCAATGGTCAACTTTACAATCTGAAAGGAGATGCGATCAATGAAGTACAAAATGTCTGTAAGCATCGTCTTATTAGAAGAATTTCTATTATTGTTTCATGTGTCATTGCAAGTGTTATCTGCATATTAGTTATAATTTTCATCCTTTTTCGTCGTTACAAAAAGCGACGTATAAAAATCATGAAGATTTTAAATCAGTTAAAAAGGAATCATCCTGATCAAGATTTTCTTGTGTTTCTGTCATACTGTTCAGAAGATTCAAATTTCGCAAATCAACAAATTTATCCCAAACTTAATGGTGAGATTTGCAGGAGGGTTGGCAAACATGGGACATATGTCTGCATTGACGAGCATCATTTCAGACCTGGGTTTCCGATAGTAACTGAAATAATGTCGAATATAGAAAAATCCTGTGTCATGATCTGTATAACCTCTCAGCCTTTCTGTGATAAGATATGGTGTCAAATGGAAGTAGAGGAAGCATACAATTTACGGAAGCCTATCATACTATtgataaaagaagaaataaatgaaGCGAACCTACCCAAACTCATGTCAagattatttcaaagaaataccCGAGCTAGAGTGAGAAAGGGAAAGGATGGTAAATATGAAGTACATCCACCATGGGAAGTATTATGTTCTTCTATTCTCGATCTGGCTGCTGGATCTAATGCACAAACTGATGTGGAAAAAGGACTTTCTAGGAGAACTTCTGTTGTCCAGTCAAAGTATGATACAAGATCCTCAGTTGTTACAACAACTAACTCATTAAAAGAAAAGTCTTCTCTTCCAGTAAATACATAA